In the genome of Paenibacillus sp. FSL R5-0766, one region contains:
- a CDS encoding ABC transporter ATP-binding protein: MILSIEELSISSRDRTIVDQVSLAVREGEFMALVGQSGSGKSLLSQAIGRLLPPNLHASGRVMFEGSNLLERKPKEMRALRGSRISYIFQDYQGAFTPFRSIGGHFDEYQKVHGEKSSAIRKKRAEEALESVGLGAELLRRYPFQLSGGQLQRASIATSLMLSPRLLIADEATTALDSVSGHRVLELLAHKQAETGCAILFITHDWRHVRRYANRLAVMKEGQIVESGGKHRILDHPQHEYTRQLIEAAPVLSRSLKSGLKEAGTE; the protein is encoded by the coding sequence ATGATTCTCTCCATTGAGGAATTAAGCATCTCCAGTCGGGATCGTACGATTGTAGATCAAGTCTCTCTGGCTGTTCGCGAAGGTGAGTTCATGGCATTGGTTGGACAGAGTGGTAGCGGCAAAAGCTTGCTCTCGCAAGCGATTGGTCGTCTGCTACCGCCCAACCTGCATGCGTCGGGACGAGTCATGTTCGAAGGCAGCAACCTGCTCGAACGGAAGCCAAAGGAGATGCGCGCCCTGCGGGGAAGCCGCATCTCATATATTTTTCAAGACTATCAGGGAGCATTTACGCCCTTTCGCAGTATTGGTGGGCACTTTGATGAATACCAGAAGGTACATGGGGAAAAGTCTTCTGCCATCCGCAAGAAACGAGCCGAGGAAGCGCTGGAATCGGTTGGCCTTGGTGCTGAATTGCTGCGCCGCTATCCGTTCCAATTGAGCGGTGGACAGCTTCAGCGGGCCTCAATTGCCACATCGCTGATGCTGTCCCCTCGCCTGTTGATTGCTGACGAAGCAACAACGGCACTGGACAGTGTGTCTGGGCATCGCGTGTTGGAGTTGCTGGCACACAAGCAAGCGGAGACAGGCTGTGCCATTCTGTTTATCACACACGACTGGCGCCATGTACGCCGCTATGCCAACCGCTTGGCTGTGATGAAGGAAGGGCAGATCGTGGAATCTGGTGGGAAACATCGCATTCTTGACCATCCCCAGCATGAATATACCCGCCAGTTGATTGAGGCGGCTCCCGTCCTGAGTCGGTCACTGAAGTCGGGATTGAAGGAGGCAGGAACGGAATGA
- the nikC gene encoding nickel transporter permease produces MKTIPLPIPPTKSKKHNWQAIVGLLFALLVIAASVYAFLVLKHDHTLTDLRGRLQGASALHPFGTDHLGRDVLTRLLLGGGQTLGYSLLALGAALLIGIPFGLIAGYKRGWVDKLFMRIADAFLAFPDTIVAIVLSGLLGAGIGNLVLAIVIVKWVSYARLVRSTVLSESQKDYIRIARTNGLSDGRIMRKHLLPHIAGHVLVLASLDLGKIILLISSLSYIGLGAQPPTPEWGAMLNDSRPYFQSRPELMIYPGLAIVSVVLLANMLGDYLRDRFDVKKEVQP; encoded by the coding sequence ATGAAAACCATACCCCTGCCCATTCCACCTACAAAATCTAAAAAACATAACTGGCAGGCGATCGTTGGTTTGCTATTTGCCCTGCTGGTCATCGCGGCCTCCGTATATGCCTTTTTAGTTCTGAAACATGATCATACCTTAACCGATCTGCGCGGACGATTGCAGGGTGCAAGTGCTCTCCATCCGTTTGGCACCGACCATCTGGGCCGCGATGTACTGACACGTCTGTTGCTTGGCGGCGGCCAAACACTGGGTTATAGTCTGCTGGCACTCGGTGCTGCATTGCTGATTGGCATTCCGTTTGGTTTGATCGCGGGTTACAAACGTGGCTGGGTCGATAAGTTGTTTATGCGGATTGCTGATGCCTTTCTTGCTTTCCCTGATACCATCGTGGCGATTGTGCTAAGTGGCTTGCTTGGCGCGGGAATCGGTAATCTGGTATTGGCGATTGTGATCGTAAAGTGGGTCAGCTATGCCCGTCTAGTTCGAAGTACGGTTTTATCGGAGTCACAAAAGGATTACATTCGAATTGCCCGTACCAACGGATTGTCGGACGGTCGTATCATGAGAAAACATCTGCTTCCGCATATCGCAGGCCATGTGCTCGTGCTGGCCAGTCTTGATCTTGGAAAAATTATCCTGCTCATCTCATCATTGTCCTACATTGGCCTTGGCGCACAGCCGCCAACACCTGAATGGGGTGCGATGCTGAACGACTCACGGCCTTACTTCCAGTCTCGGCCGGAGCTGATGATCTATCCGGGCCTTGCCATTGTCTCGGTAGTGCTGCTTGCCAACATGCTGGGTGACTATCTAAGAGACCGGTTTGACGTGAAGAAAGAGGTGCAGCCATGA
- the nikB gene encoding nickel ABC transporter permease: protein MFRILLRKFLEVFIFLLFIMFVSFLFIRLAPGDPVLTILNVDELSVSQEQVEAVREEMGFNDSLPVQFGNWLLDFVRLDFGVSYSTGQPVMQTLMRALPATAELTIGALLVMLVIAIPLGSLSALHRGSWIDRGSRMLSIVGAAVPSFWLGLILIDMFGVRFGNLPTMGRDGFTSLILPSLTLGLAISSVYVRLLRSSLLDSLSQEFVRSARARGLSEGRIFMLHAFRHSLPPVITVFGVSLGSLIGGVVVIEVLFAYPGIGKLVVDAIRQRDYPLIQGYILIMAIVVFLVNTAVDLSYRYLNPEMKLKEKEAHR, encoded by the coding sequence ATGTTTCGCATTTTGCTTCGGAAGTTCCTTGAGGTATTTATCTTTCTGTTGTTCATTATGTTTGTGAGCTTCCTGTTCATTCGTCTGGCTCCGGGTGATCCCGTGCTGACGATCCTGAATGTGGACGAACTATCTGTTAGTCAGGAGCAGGTCGAAGCTGTACGCGAGGAAATGGGCTTCAATGATTCGCTTCCTGTCCAGTTTGGCAACTGGTTACTCGATTTCGTTCGACTCGACTTCGGCGTATCGTACTCGACAGGCCAGCCCGTCATGCAGACACTGATGCGTGCGTTGCCAGCTACGGCTGAACTCACGATTGGCGCACTGCTGGTCATGCTCGTGATAGCGATCCCGCTCGGCTCGCTGTCAGCACTCCATCGTGGCAGTTGGATTGACCGGGGCAGCCGGATGCTCTCCATTGTGGGTGCGGCGGTGCCAAGCTTCTGGCTGGGTCTGATCCTAATCGACATGTTCGGCGTACGCTTTGGCAATCTGCCGACCATGGGTCGGGATGGATTCACATCACTTATTCTGCCATCTCTGACGCTGGGACTTGCCATCTCCAGCGTTTATGTGCGTCTTTTGCGTTCCAGCCTATTGGATTCTCTTAGCCAGGAGTTCGTTCGGTCCGCCAGGGCAAGAGGGTTATCCGAAGGCCGGATCTTCATGCTTCACGCCTTCCGGCACAGTCTGCCGCCTGTCATTACAGTATTCGGCGTCAGTCTCGGTAGCCTGATTGGCGGAGTTGTTGTGATTGAAGTGTTGTTCGCTTATCCGGGCATCGGTAAGCTTGTCGTTGACGCCATCCGCCAGCGTGATTATCCACTGATTCAGGGTTACATTCTGATCATGGCCATCGTGGTATTCCTCGTGAATACGGCGGTTGATCTGTCGTACCGTTATTTGAATCCCGAAATGAAACTGAAGGAAAAGGAGGCCCACCGATGA
- the nikA gene encoding nickel ABC transporter substrate-binding protein: MNKKTPLLALVSLALSAGLLSACGSSESSPAAQPSTDNKNVHFLYNFSTSSLDPHVDSSYVPLRAGITETLVRLDEENLTVAPWLAESWESEDGQHWTIDLRDDVTFQNGKPMTGESVKASLERALEENVAIQNALKIDTIEAEGDKLEITTTQPFPEFASELVNPNTAIIDVSEPDVVNKPIGTGPFKLASFTPGSKLDLDRYDEYWDGASPLDSITFSFNEDANARTLALKSGQVDIVYRPEVESLESLKALDGMKVESTSTFRVHQLTMNMQRESMKDLNVRRALDALIDRQGIVDTILLGYGEAAIGPFLPSLPFAPTYTDTATESGADVAVNYLNEAGYTQQNGVMTKDGKPLQLTLLTYSARADLPLIAQVFQSDAKKIGIDVQIRQIDTPEDYMASNRDWDIATYSNLTAPRGDAGYYLNATYHPKGALNFSGSEDPELTKIIDELNLTVAPEKRAELAEKAANYVHDNVLNSFVLHPGTIVAYNGKKIKNWVTTRSEYYMITNKLDVM, from the coding sequence TTGAATAAAAAGACGCCACTGCTAGCGCTGGTCTCCTTGGCCTTGAGCGCTGGACTGTTGAGCGCCTGCGGATCATCTGAGTCCAGTCCCGCTGCGCAACCATCCACCGATAATAAAAATGTTCACTTCCTATATAACTTCTCCACCAGCTCGCTAGATCCGCATGTGGATTCCAGCTATGTGCCGCTGCGCGCGGGCATTACGGAAACGCTGGTTCGTCTCGATGAAGAGAACTTGACGGTTGCTCCATGGCTCGCTGAGAGCTGGGAGAGCGAAGACGGGCAGCATTGGACGATCGACCTGCGAGATGATGTGACCTTCCAGAACGGCAAGCCAATGACGGGTGAATCCGTTAAGGCATCCCTTGAGCGGGCACTGGAAGAGAATGTAGCCATCCAGAACGCACTCAAGATCGATACGATTGAAGCCGAGGGTGACAAGCTGGAGATTACCACAACTCAGCCGTTCCCGGAGTTCGCTTCCGAGCTGGTGAACCCGAACACGGCGATTATCGACGTGAGTGAGCCGGATGTTGTGAACAAGCCCATTGGTACGGGCCCGTTCAAATTGGCCTCTTTTACCCCAGGCAGCAAGCTGGATCTGGATCGCTATGATGAATACTGGGACGGAGCATCGCCTCTGGATTCCATCACGTTCTCATTCAATGAAGATGCCAATGCCCGCACACTAGCGCTCAAATCTGGGCAGGTAGATATCGTATACCGTCCGGAAGTCGAAAGCCTCGAATCGCTCAAAGCGCTGGACGGCATGAAGGTTGAGTCCACATCGACATTCCGCGTGCATCAGCTAACGATGAACATGCAGCGGGAGAGTATGAAGGACCTTAATGTTCGTCGTGCGCTGGATGCGCTGATTGACCGTCAGGGTATCGTGGACACGATCCTGCTCGGCTACGGTGAAGCTGCTATCGGACCGTTCCTGCCATCGCTACCATTTGCGCCAACCTATACGGATACAGCAACGGAATCCGGAGCTGATGTCGCTGTAAACTATCTCAACGAAGCAGGGTACACGCAGCAAAACGGCGTGATGACTAAGGACGGCAAACCGTTGCAGTTGACGCTGCTGACATATTCGGCTCGTGCCGATCTGCCACTGATTGCTCAAGTATTCCAATCTGATGCGAAGAAGATCGGTATCGACGTGCAGATTCGCCAGATTGACACGCCAGAAGATTATATGGCATCTAACCGTGACTGGGATATTGCAACGTACAGTAATTTGACGGCTCCTCGTGGGGATGCAGGCTATTACCTTAATGCGACGTACCATCCGAAGGGTGCCCTTAATTTCAGCGGATCGGAAGATCCAGAGCTGACCAAGATCATCGACGAACTGAATCTCACAGTTGCACCGGAGAAGCGCGCAGAACTTGCCGAGAAGGCAGCCAACTACGTACATGACAACGTGCTGAACTCATTCGTGCTTCATCCAGGTACGATCGTTGCCTACAACGGTAAGAAGATCAAGAACTGGGTTACCACTCGCAGTGAATATTACATGATTACCAATAAGCTGGATGTGATGTAA
- a CDS encoding WXG100 family type VII secretion target: MSTIKVTPEQLHHVSNQVDQARQQLESIRSDLTRQIMFVQMMWMGATQERFYYEFEQSRPILDKALESMVNTSKELKDIATRFQDADAQKVSLGGAIGAVGTAAMMTKSTGGSNSGDKGYRMAQINMFGKLVWMPVNENGVADQAALQAYQRDQGNLDFNRMQAVNVEPPGEDIFALQIKAFEMGIHPTTGEPVSDKYAQMMVTSLKFSQIFMAIQMVRGSMPGRSGPFKTSSTGLASKIQNNIKKAEQKAGISNNNGNDLYRRTSNTGAFKDLSEPMQLRHVDKVAGDAGIGLKGVKIEIVRDAELVGKDLYGWADPKGNRIVLYPDAFSSKENLVKTLGHERIHIYQTKVFGKPQDPETLLEYEKGAYGSESSWWEYYQRRER; the protein is encoded by the coding sequence ATGAGTACAATCAAAGTTACCCCTGAACAACTACATCACGTATCAAATCAGGTGGATCAAGCCAGACAACAGTTGGAGAGTATACGAAGTGATCTGACGAGACAGATCATGTTCGTTCAGATGATGTGGATGGGTGCGACGCAGGAGCGATTTTACTATGAGTTCGAGCAGTCACGACCTATACTGGATAAAGCGCTGGAGAGTATGGTGAACACATCGAAGGAATTGAAGGATATCGCCACGCGTTTCCAAGATGCAGATGCTCAGAAGGTAAGTCTGGGTGGTGCAATTGGAGCTGTCGGTACCGCAGCTATGATGACCAAATCAACAGGTGGTTCAAATTCGGGCGATAAGGGCTATCGGATGGCACAAATCAATATGTTCGGTAAATTGGTATGGATGCCTGTCAACGAGAATGGTGTTGCGGATCAGGCTGCTCTTCAGGCTTATCAGAGGGATCAGGGAAATCTGGACTTTAATCGCATGCAAGCTGTGAACGTTGAACCGCCTGGGGAAGATATTTTTGCGTTACAGATCAAGGCGTTTGAGATGGGCATTCATCCTACGACGGGAGAGCCTGTATCAGATAAGTATGCTCAGATGATGGTGACCTCTCTGAAATTTAGTCAAATATTCATGGCGATTCAGATGGTTCGTGGGAGTATGCCGGGACGTTCGGGACCGTTTAAAACTTCGTCAACTGGCTTGGCATCTAAGATTCAGAATAATATAAAGAAAGCTGAACAAAAGGCAGGTATAAGCAATAACAATGGCAATGACTTATATCGTAGAACTTCCAATACGGGAGCCTTCAAGGACTTATCTGAGCCTATGCAATTAAGACATGTTGATAAGGTAGCAGGAGATGCAGGAATAGGACTCAAAGGGGTAAAGATAGAAATAGTCCGGGATGCTGAACTAGTAGGGAAGGATTTATACGGATGGGCTGATCCGAAAGGTAACAGGATAGTTCTCTATCCGGATGCATTTAGTAGTAAAGAGAATCTAGTTAAGACTCTAGGGCATGAGAGAATTCACATATATCAGACTAAGGTCTTTGGTAAGCCTCAAGATCCGGAAACATTGCTTGAGTATGAGAAAGGAGCCTATGGTTCAGAGAGCTCTTGGTGGGAGTATTATCAACGAAGGGAAAGATAA
- a CDS encoding DNA-binding protein — MRKSILKSLKPDIIVEMLDMAVAFENWNKVMERADMLYQCVQSIHEERQEYRSKGVPAPHIHIERPLVYYYGFSHLMRGMAHQKMGQVDQARACIDQYAELGWLEDLDEIGMQVAQEFRHKAQVNRYALEIEAGQVQLLEEFVNFLLEHPEEWLVGLKVIMEAAVRHRWQIDRVLHVFEDQIQGVGREMNSLNNDDMYHYCYQRALYEQWMGRPQGAVEFILQAIRLAHKLGMDRYVIRCMALLESLREEATAEQIGRYRVMLDEMK, encoded by the coding sequence TTGCGAAAATCTATCCTAAAATCACTCAAACCGGACATTATTGTTGAAATGTTGGACATGGCTGTGGCTTTTGAAAATTGGAACAAGGTGATGGAGAGGGCGGACATGTTATATCAATGTGTGCAGTCGATCCATGAAGAGCGGCAGGAGTATCGGTCAAAGGGAGTGCCTGCACCACATATACACATCGAGCGGCCCTTGGTCTACTATTATGGGTTCAGTCATTTGATGCGGGGAATGGCTCACCAGAAGATGGGACAGGTTGATCAGGCGAGGGCATGTATCGATCAATATGCAGAACTGGGATGGTTGGAGGATCTGGATGAGATAGGTATGCAGGTGGCACAGGAGTTCAGGCATAAGGCACAGGTGAATCGGTATGCTCTTGAGATTGAAGCCGGGCAGGTGCAACTGCTGGAGGAGTTTGTGAACTTTTTGCTTGAGCATCCGGAGGAATGGTTGGTGGGTCTGAAAGTGATTATGGAAGCAGCAGTGCGGCATAGATGGCAGATTGATCGGGTTTTACATGTGTTCGAGGATCAGATACAGGGTGTTGGCAGAGAAATGAATTCTTTAAACAACGATGATATGTATCATTACTGTTATCAGCGGGCTTTGTATGAACAGTGGATGGGAAGACCACAGGGGGCCGTGGAGTTCATTTTGCAGGCAATCAGGTTAGCGCATAAGCTAGGGATGGATCGGTATGTTATAAGGTGCATGGCATTGTTGGAATCATTGCGGGAAGAGGCGACAGCAGAGCAGATTGGACGATATCGGGTGATGTTGGATGAAATGAAGTAG
- a CDS encoding helix-turn-helix transcriptional regulator yields the protein MSLPEDVGNRIRELRKAKGWTQEQLAEAAGLHYSYIGGVERGDRNISLETLEKIIIGLQIPANELFQFNNNSERHIAIDEHMTLINSRSTAEIKILTKINTEVIQAIKNNNR from the coding sequence ATGAGTTTACCAGAGGACGTAGGAAATCGAATACGTGAGTTAAGGAAGGCAAAAGGCTGGACACAGGAACAACTGGCGGAAGCAGCAGGTCTTCATTATAGCTATATTGGTGGGGTTGAACGTGGAGATCGAAATATTTCATTGGAGACTTTGGAAAAAATAATAATAGGATTGCAAATTCCTGCTAATGAACTTTTCCAATTTAATAATAATTCAGAACGACATATTGCCATTGATGAACACATGACCTTGATTAACAGTAGAAGTACAGCGGAAATAAAAATACTTACAAAGATAAATACCGAGGTAATTCAGGCTATTAAAAATAATAATCGATAA
- a CDS encoding AIPR family protein, with product MDRITKSLMDDFSKVMEIETNNQSKLFEMFSTYSILSKHHSEKFELDDVVGGEGGDCGIDGLAIIFSGILVNTVEEIDDILERSGLISEVNIILVQSKTSSSFDGGEMRTFGDGVIDFFSENPGLVRNEFIQKKAKLVEKIISIAAKVKKITCKMFYVTTGKWLDDQNLLSRISKVQEEVENLSLFKEINFTPLGAKEIQKYYRETQEKVNATIKFQNKVLIPDIEGVQESYIGTLELKEYLKIIVDDLGNIKRGIFYDNVRDFQGENDVNLSIEKTLRSSKSGRLAVLNNGITIVTKTLTVARNDFSLEDYQIVNGCQTSHVIYNNREFLNLDVSLPIKIIVPENDEVVNDIIVANNSQTEVKKEELMALSDFQKNLELFYNSIDDPKKRLYYERRSKQYDSDPGIERVRIITISSQVRSFASMFLDKPHLASRFYGKLLEELQGTAFLEDHELLPYYTSSFALYKLEFYFRNKNLDSKYRKFKYHILMLLKIYSNEEKVPNFNSKKINRYCEDINKILYNGNLLDVFKELTTVIDKVVEDINDTETTKRISLNKELIDKFQEMKIKLN from the coding sequence GTGGATAGAATAACTAAAAGTCTTATGGATGATTTCTCTAAAGTAATGGAAATAGAAACAAATAATCAAAGTAAATTATTTGAGATGTTTTCTACATATTCTATTTTATCAAAACACCATAGTGAGAAATTTGAGCTGGACGATGTAGTTGGTGGAGAAGGTGGAGATTGTGGAATAGATGGACTTGCAATAATTTTTAGTGGAATTTTGGTGAATACAGTAGAAGAAATTGATGACATATTAGAACGTTCAGGTTTAATATCTGAAGTTAATATCATTTTAGTACAATCAAAGACCTCCTCTTCTTTTGATGGAGGAGAAATGAGAACCTTTGGTGATGGAGTGATCGACTTTTTCTCTGAGAATCCAGGATTAGTTCGAAATGAGTTTATACAAAAAAAAGCAAAATTGGTAGAAAAAATTATCAGTATAGCAGCAAAAGTGAAAAAAATAACATGCAAAATGTTTTATGTTACAACTGGAAAGTGGTTAGATGATCAAAACTTATTGTCAAGAATTTCAAAAGTGCAAGAGGAAGTAGAAAATTTAAGTTTATTTAAAGAGATAAACTTTACTCCATTAGGAGCAAAAGAAATTCAAAAATATTATAGAGAGACACAAGAAAAAGTAAATGCAACCATCAAGTTTCAAAATAAGGTGTTGATACCTGATATTGAGGGAGTTCAAGAATCGTATATTGGTACATTGGAATTAAAAGAATACTTAAAAATAATCGTAGATGATCTGGGTAATATAAAGAGAGGAATTTTTTATGATAACGTAAGAGATTTCCAAGGCGAAAATGATGTTAATTTGAGCATTGAGAAAACATTACGTTCCAGTAAATCAGGTAGATTAGCTGTTCTTAATAATGGTATTACAATAGTGACAAAGACCTTGACTGTGGCTAGAAATGACTTTTCTTTGGAAGACTATCAAATTGTTAACGGATGCCAAACTTCTCATGTAATTTACAATAATCGTGAATTTTTAAATTTAGATGTTTCTTTGCCGATAAAAATAATTGTTCCAGAAAACGATGAAGTAGTAAATGATATAATTGTAGCAAATAATAGCCAAACGGAAGTCAAAAAAGAAGAATTAATGGCATTAAGTGATTTTCAAAAAAATCTTGAGCTATTTTATAATTCTATAGATGATCCCAAAAAACGCTTATATTATGAAAGAAGATCAAAGCAATATGATTCTGATCCGGGCATTGAGAGGGTGAGAATTATAACTATATCCTCCCAAGTCAGAAGTTTTGCATCAATGTTTTTAGATAAGCCGCATCTAGCTAGTAGATTTTATGGTAAATTGCTAGAAGAACTACAAGGTACAGCATTTTTAGAAGATCACGAACTTTTACCTTATTATACTAGTTCATTTGCTTTATATAAGCTGGAATTTTATTTTAGAAATAAAAACCTGGATTCGAAATATCGAAAATTTAAGTATCATATATTAATGTTACTTAAAATCTATTCGAACGAGGAAAAAGTTCCAAATTTCAATTCAAAGAAAATAAATAGATATTGTGAGGATATCAACAAAATTCTATACAATGGTAATTTGCTGGATGTCTTTAAAGAACTTACAACTGTTATTGATAAGGTTGTCGAAGATATTAATGATACGGAGACAACCAAGAGAATAAGTTTAAATAAAGAGTTAATTGATAAATTTCAAGAAATGAAAATAAAACTAAATTAA
- a CDS encoding diguanylate cyclase, giving the protein MNPLVWYDLFLFVLLFGVGVYVFATVRITNLHKVYFLFHGLMMLWPFCQFASTLTNDSGLQLFYVTLSFVAVSLLGSGWLLLTIFITGYSERLSAKGTFLLFVPAVIGAIGVVANPWNEFVIPLEGGYIERAYGPWFWVVMTILVSYFLTSLVVLFRAVYSSQTSAMIKKQVRITLWGILVLAVFAMIDAILNVVLARWLPIIPGMTSLGIFLSDLFFVYVIKRYNVFDLVSIAHEDVINTIPYGILVLDENEVIVEANKASRSFMDLHVGDSFDMEAFLESVHVVGSCREFVNHYKKKENTLSHIEVIVERDNNIRHYILQSSPIVDSALVPIGHILTFQDVSQERFYVKEMNRQNVTLQERNQALDLIRQELSEANRKLEELALTDSLTNCYNRRYLTQHLNHEVITNIQYKTPFSLLLLDIDYFKAINDRYGHVIGDEVLVRTAEAVKQSIRSTDILTRYGGEEFMIYLPHTEHDLANQIAERVRTAVESNHIMVDHEIMQVSITISIGILSFEDFEVVHVPDNPEGYLTQLFAAVDKALYQAKQNGRNRVEFAEFERGVV; this is encoded by the coding sequence GTGAACCCTTTAGTATGGTATGATCTCTTTTTATTTGTCCTTTTGTTCGGTGTAGGTGTATATGTGTTTGCTACGGTTAGAATTACGAACTTACATAAGGTGTACTTTTTGTTTCACGGGTTGATGATGCTCTGGCCTTTCTGTCAATTTGCGAGTACGCTCACGAATGATTCCGGTCTGCAATTGTTCTACGTTACCTTATCTTTCGTTGCGGTCTCCTTGCTTGGGAGCGGGTGGCTTCTACTGACGATCTTTATTACCGGTTATTCAGAGCGTCTGAGTGCAAAAGGAACCTTCCTGTTATTTGTCCCTGCGGTGATCGGGGCTATAGGTGTGGTCGCTAATCCATGGAATGAATTCGTCATTCCACTGGAGGGCGGGTACATCGAGCGGGCTTACGGGCCTTGGTTCTGGGTTGTGATGACTATTCTGGTGAGCTATTTCTTGACTTCTCTCGTGGTTCTATTCCGGGCGGTGTATTCTTCGCAGACGTCTGCCATGATCAAAAAACAGGTGAGAATCACACTGTGGGGCATCCTGGTGTTGGCTGTTTTTGCAATGATTGATGCGATTCTGAATGTCGTTCTAGCCCGCTGGTTGCCGATCATTCCTGGCATGACTTCGCTGGGGATCTTTCTGTCGGACCTGTTCTTTGTCTATGTGATCAAAAGATACAATGTGTTCGATCTGGTCTCCATCGCGCATGAGGATGTGATCAATACCATTCCATATGGCATCCTGGTACTGGATGAGAATGAAGTCATTGTTGAAGCGAACAAAGCCTCAAGATCCTTTATGGATCTGCATGTGGGGGATTCTTTTGATATGGAAGCCTTTCTGGAGTCTGTTCATGTCGTGGGTAGCTGCCGGGAGTTCGTGAATCACTATAAGAAAAAAGAAAATACCCTCTCTCACATTGAAGTGATCGTGGAGCGGGACAACAATATCCGGCACTATATCCTGCAATCGTCTCCGATTGTGGATTCGGCTCTTGTGCCGATCGGTCATATTCTCACGTTCCAGGATGTCTCGCAGGAGCGTTTCTACGTGAAAGAGATGAATCGCCAGAACGTAACGCTTCAGGAGCGAAATCAGGCGCTAGACTTGATCCGTCAGGAGTTATCCGAGGCCAATCGCAAACTGGAGGAACTCGCCCTGACGGACAGTTTAACCAACTGTTACAACCGTCGTTATCTGACCCAGCATCTGAATCACGAGGTCATTACCAATATTCAATACAAAACACCATTTTCGCTCCTGCTGCTCGATATCGACTACTTCAAAGCGATCAATGATCGCTATGGGCATGTCATCGGGGATGAAGTGCTCGTCCGCACGGCGGAGGCTGTCAAACAATCGATTCGCAGTACCGATATCCTGACGCGTTATGGCGGGGAAGAGTTCATGATCTACCTTCCGCATACGGAGCATGATCTGGCGAACCAAATCGCGGAGCGCGTAAGAACAGCTGTGGAGTCCAACCACATCATGGTGGATCACGAAATTATGCAGGTGTCGATTACGATTAGTATTGGGATTCTTTCCTTTGAGGATTTTGAAGTTGTGCATGTGCCGGACAATCCGGAGGGGTATTTGACTCAGCTGTTCGCTGCGGTGGATAAGGCCTTGTATCAGGCAAAGCAGAATGGACGGAACAGAGTGGAGTTTGCGGAGTTTGAGCGGGGAGTTGTTTGA
- a CDS encoding AAC(3) family N-acetyltransferase, which produces MYTKESLMQQLEQLGVDRQGTVLIHSSMKSIGEVEGGADTVLDAFSDYMKEGLLVLPTHTWSTINADNPVFHVETSSCCVGILPELFRKRPGVVRSWHPTHSVAALGRDAEAFTKDDHLFDTPCARGSAWGKLLDRKATILLVGVDLKRNTFIHGVEEWVDIPGRMTDEHEMLYTVLPDGSQISVPSRRHCGLPWSEHFWKVDEVLVREGAMRKGKLGDAVVRVCDAAKTAEVITEMLKDNPDLFTDNLPLHAVTE; this is translated from the coding sequence ATGTATACAAAAGAAAGCTTGATGCAGCAACTGGAGCAGCTTGGTGTGGATAGGCAAGGCACGGTGCTCATTCACTCTTCCATGAAAAGTATAGGCGAGGTTGAAGGTGGAGCAGACACAGTTTTGGATGCCTTTAGCGACTATATGAAAGAGGGATTGTTGGTGCTTCCCACTCATACGTGGTCTACCATTAATGCGGATAACCCAGTGTTCCACGTGGAAACTTCTTCCTGTTGTGTGGGTATTCTGCCTGAACTGTTTCGTAAACGTCCGGGCGTAGTTCGTTCGTGGCACCCGACGCACTCGGTAGCGGCACTGGGACGGGACGCAGAGGCGTTTACGAAGGACGATCATCTCTTCGACACACCATGTGCGAGAGGTTCAGCATGGGGGAAACTGCTTGATCGGAAAGCGACGATCTTGTTAGTGGGCGTTGACTTGAAGCGGAATACATTTATCCATGGGGTCGAAGAGTGGGTGGACATCCCTGGCAGAATGACGGACGAGCATGAGATGCTGTATACGGTTTTACCAGATGGAAGCCAGATTTCAGTACCATCCCGCAGACATTGTGGGTTGCCATGGTCAGAGCATTTCTGGAAAGTAGATGAGGTACTGGTTCGCGAAGGTGCAATGCGTAAAGGAAAGCTCGGTGATGCGGTCGTAAGAGTGTGTGATGCGGCTAAGACGGCAGAGGTAATCACGGAAATGCTGAAGGATAACCCCGATCTATTCACGGACAATCTCCCTCTACATGCAGTAACTGAATGA